The segment tttttcgtataatttttaaatatataaatcttttgtttaatataatttaaattaatttttaaaaattaatcaaattattcttttaaaaaaattaaatataacaaataaaaacttACAGTTGGTGGGAGggtgattaattaattaataataagaaataGGTACGAGAGGAATTAAATGCTAATGGAAGACTACTCAATAATGAAAAATCCATAGTGGGTCCCACAACTGGTGGGGAGCGTGTACTCCACTCGCTTCGAAACCGCGGCTGGGGTATAGTTTCACTTACCCTCGTTTGCagcaattattattattgattaaaaaaaaagtagtagtAGTAGAGGAAAAATGGAGGGCTAGCTCACACTCACTCactgtgtcagaaataaggctaaacaaaaaaaaatttacgaaGTGAGGAACGTGCACCAATTCAAATTAGATCTGGATCCACTTCACTCactctcatttttcttttaaaaaaaatttaattgttgaATGGAAGAGAAAAATGATTTTAGCTTTTACTCACACTAACCCCACCAAAAAACAAAACTTGTTTTGAAGTGGGGGTGAGGTgaggtggggtggggtgggtgggTGTTTGAAATTTAGTGGTGTTACtagtaataaatattaatgggTTTGCTGTTTCTGTTGCTGTCAAGCTGGTGCTGCTACTAGTACTGCTGCTTCTTGCAGGCTGCATAGAAATAGAGAGGGCGGTGGTTTAAGTTCTTTTCTTTTGCAGTTTGTTAACAAAGGGGAAAATTTGATCAAAGTGGAAAAAAAGAGGAAGTGAAAAAGAGTCATCTTTTTATGGGTAAAgctctaatttttttgttgtttcaatttggtaaaataagcaaataaagAAAGCTGAAAGCTttatttcttcttgtttttcagTCGTCTGTggtttgttgttgttactaAACAGCtagttatttttctttcaattcagAATCTTTTCCAGCCCCCCACGGGAGATTTCTACTTTTAagagtttaaattttttcttggttGTTTTTTGCAGGAAGAGTAAGAGAAAGGAGTTTACTTGAATCTTGTTAAGAAATTGCTAGTTGGTGGTGGAAAAAAGaggaatttttttcttcttattgacAGTCTGTACTTTAGGAAAGACAAAAAGGAAGGTTGGAGTTTGAATCTACTAGAGAGGAAGGAAGTTATGGATGCTTATGAAGCTACAAAAATTGTTTTTCAAAGGATTCAAAGTTTGGATCCTGAAAATGCATCAAAAATTATGGGGATTCTTCTGATGCAAGACCATGGTGAGAAAGAAATGATTCGATTAGCTTTTGGTCCAGAAGCTTTAGTTCACTCGGTGATTCTTAAAGCAAGAAAGGAGCTTGGTGTTTCTTCAAACTCACCTTCTACACCTTCAACTCCTTCTTCACCTTCACCTTTTGGTGGTTCAATGTGTTTTTCAAGGCagaattcttcttcttcagctACTTCTGGTAGGATTCTTGGGGGTCTTAGCCTTCCTTCACCTCTTAGCATAACTAGTAACAACAACCACTCTTCAAATGTTTCTGCTTCTTGGAGTACTAGTCCTAGTTTCTCTGAGTTTCAAGAAGCTGATCTTGTTAGTCCTAGTGCTTCCAACATCTCATATACTGCTGCTACTACTACTAATGGAATGACCAATTCCACCATGAATTCCTCAGCTCCTCCCTTTTATTGCAATGGTGAAGTAGACTTGATAGATGAGTTTCAACTACAGGACCAGCTTTCTTTCTTGAATGATGGGTCACCAACCTTGGGGCCTAAGAATCCTGATGTTTATTACcagcaacagcagcaacaacaagaTTTAGCCTCAAGTCCAAGTGGGGATTCCATGCTTTTCTCTTCATATAACTGGGGTGGTGGATGCAACTCAGTCAACGGCCTCTCTCATAGAAGGAGCTGCTCTGTGAGTGATATATGCTTGGGGGCTGATGACCCAAGTGGAGGACTTGGCTGGAAACCTTGTCTCTATTTTGCTAGAGGGTATTGCAAGAATGGAAGTAGCTGTAGGTTCCTTCATGGTGCTGGGCCTGGTGAAGGTGAAGTTGGGTCACCAAACAAGTTTGAGATGATGGAACATTGCCAAGAACTTCTCAGATCTAAGTCTGCTCACCAGCAAAGACTAGCCACAGCTTCTCAGCTCATGGCTTCTTCTAACTTTCCTCTCTCTCCCATGGCTGCTAACAAATGCATGAACTTTCTTCAGCAGCAACAGTTGCAGTCTGCTGAAAGCCCAAGGTTTGAACCCCAACCCCCTCTTTCCTTCTTACTGTTTTTatggtattaaaaaaaaattggaactttGGACTGATTCTTGATGTGAAATTTCTACAGGGCAGCTGCTGCATTGATGATGGGTGATGACATGCATAAATTGAGCAGAAGTCGTTTTGAAAGAGGGGATTTTGGACTGAATGGTGGAGTTGGAATAGCAAATCCAGGTTCAAGGCAAATTTACTTGACATTTCCAGCTGATAGTACTTTCAAAGAAGAGGATGTTTCCAATTATTTCAGGTATTATTGGTTTGAAAAATTCAATGTATTAAAGTTGTTTCCCTCATTTTGAAGTTTTGGTTTCTTTAATcttgttattcttgattttgtAGCACTTATGGGCCTGTTCAAGATGTGAGGATTCCATATCAGCAAAAGAGGATGTTTGGTTTTGTTACATTTGTTTATCCAGAGACTGTGAAGACCATTCTTGCCAAAGGAAATCCTCATTTTGTATGTGATGCTAGGGTGCTTGTCAAGCCTTACAAAGAGAAGGGCAAAGTCCCAGAGAAGTTTAGGTATTAATCCTTTTTATCACAACTACTTACTTATTATGAagtttatattctttatattgattaatttgatGTTGGGATTGAAATTGCAGGAAGCAACACCAACAGCAGATGGAGAGGGGAGAATTCACTGGATGCGGTAGTCCTACTGGTCTGGACTCCAGTGATCCTTATGATCTTCAGCTTGGTAAGTAACAACATTTCGgacttatatatatgtttttagaaTGTGATGGCTTCTCAAAAGTTTCAACTTTTAATGCTCTACTTTACTTATTGTGATTTACTAGGTGCAAGAATGTTTTACAACACTCAAGATGCGCTGTGGAGGAGAAAATTGGAAGAACAAGCTGATCTGCAACAGGCAATTGAGCTCCAAAGCAGGAGATTGCTGAATTTACAGCTTCTTGATGTCAAAAGGAGCAACCATCATCGTGCCCTTTCCATGAGTGCTGTTATCCCATCCCCACCGCATTCTCCAGGCTTCTTCAATCAGAATATGGTTCGCTCCACAGACTTTGGCAGCCGAGAAGGTATATCTTGAGTTTTGCTTCAATAGTCCAGATAGATTTTGCACTCAATTGAAATCGGTGGCATAGTTAATAGAAATGAGGTTTTAGGCTAAAAGTTGAGAATGAAGATGTTGATATTTGGTGTTTGTTTTGTTGCAGAGAATGGTTTTGCACCAAAAATGGTCAATTTTGCTGCTGTTACTGCTGAGCAAAAGAATGCAAATCTTACTGCCAAGGAGAGAGAATGCTTCACAGGTAAAGATGAAAATAGCAGTGGCAAAGAAAGTTCCAAGAAGGAAGCAAGTGATTTTCAAGAAAGGTAACTATTGTTTAATTTGCCAAAGGTAGTAATAGTTTTACACATTTGGATACATGTCTCTGTTAAACCAAAGTCAATGTTGATGCATTTGGTAATAACTCAATTTGAGAAACTACTGCATTACTGACTTGTCTGGTTCTTGATTCAAGTAAAATTAGATAACATATGACTTAAAATGTAGCAGCTTGGAGCATAATCTCCCAGATAGTCCATTTGCATCACCTAAAGCAGTTGGGGACTTCATCACAACTTTCTCAAATGAAgctgctggagatgttgacaaaGGTGCTGGATTAAATGCATCATCCTCTGCTAACAATAATATGATCCCTTCTTCCTCCTTGTCAACTAGTACTCTAGACATGACTCCTTTCAAATCATGTTACTTCCAAGTGCCTAGGTGCATTTCACCACTCGACTTTCCTACTTCCGCGTCTTAGTTATTTACGTGTTCATTTGAAGAAAATGTTTCAAATTTACCCctctacattattattattattgagctCCCAACGTAGATCACGCGTCAAAAATATTTCAACGGTAACTGTACGACCAAATCTAAACGATAATAACGACATTTATTGTCGTTTAGGGGTATTTTTGATCGTTTTCTATAGTCGTTTATATGAATGATTATTCTTATCATATTCCAATAATGGTGATTAATGCAGGTTCCCTTCCGGACATGGCACCATTGGAATGTAGGCCTGGACAGCATGTTATGTTACGTAGTTTAGCTTCCTTAGTTTAG is part of the Solanum lycopersicum chromosome 1, SLM_r2.1 genome and harbors:
- the ZAT12 gene encoding zinc finger CCCH domain-containing protein 53 isoform X5 → MDAYEATKIVFQRIQSLDPENASKIMGILLMQDHGEKEMIRLAFGPEALVHSVILKARKELGVSSNSPSTPSTPSSPSPFGGSMCFSRQNSSSSATSGRILGGLSLPSPLSITSNNNHSSNVSASWSTSPSFSEFQEADLVSPSASNISYTAATTTNGMTNSTMNSSAPPFYCNGEVDLIDEFQLQDQLSFLNDGSPTLGPKNPDVYYQQQQQQQDLASSPSGDSMLFSSYNWGGGCNSVNGLSHRRSCSVSDICLGADDPSGGLGWKPCLYFARGYCKNGSSCRFLHGAGPGEGEVGSPNKFEMMEHCQELLRSKSAHQQRLATASQLMASSNFPLSPMAANKCMNFLQQQQLQSAESPRAAAALMMGDDMHKLSRSRFERGDFGLNGGVGIANPGSRQIYLTFPADSTFKEEDVSNYFSTYGPVQDVRIPYQQKRMFGFVTFVYPETVKTILAKGNPHFVCDARVLVKPYKEKGKVPEKFRKQHQQQMERGEFTGCGSPTGLDSSDPYDLQLGARMFYNTQDALWRRKLEEQADLQQAIELQSRRLLNLQLLDVKRSNHHRALSMSAVIPSPPHSPGFFNQNMVRSTDFGSREENGFAPKMVNFAAVTAEQKNANLTAKERECFTGKDENSSGKESSKKEASDFQERFPSGHGTIGM
- the ZAT12 gene encoding zinc finger CCCH domain-containing protein 53 isoform X1, with the translated sequence MDAYEATKIVFQRIQSLDPENASKIMGILLMQDHGEKEMIRLAFGPEALVHSVILKARKELGVSSNSPSTPSTPSSPSPFGGSMCFSRQNSSSSATSGRILGGLSLPSPLSITSNNNHSSNVSASWSTSPSFSEFQEADLVSPSASNISYTAATTTNGMTNSTMNSSAPPFYCNGEVDLIDEFQLQDQLSFLNDGSPTLGPKNPDVYYQQQQQQQDLASSPSGDSMLFSSYNWGGGCNSVNGLSHRRSCSVSDICLGADDPSGGLGWKPCLYFARGYCKNGSSCRFLHGAGPGEGEVGSPNKFEMMEHCQELLRSKSAHQQRLATASQLMASSNFPLSPMAANKCMNFLQQQQLQSAESPRAAAALMMGDDMHKLSRSRFERGDFGLNGGVGIANPGSRQIYLTFPADSTFKEEDVSNYFSTYGPVQDVRIPYQQKRMFGFVTFVYPETVKTILAKGNPHFVCDARVLVKPYKEKGKVPEKFRKQHQQQMERGEFTGCGSPTGLDSSDPYDLQLGARMFYNTQDALWRRKLEEQADLQQAIELQSRRLLNLQLLDVKRSNHHRALSMSAVIPSPPHSPGFFNQNMVRSTDFGSREENGFAPKMVNFAAVTAEQKNANLTAKERECFTGKDENSSGKESSKKEASDFQESSLEHNLPDSPFASPKAVGDFITTFSNEAAGDVDKGAGLNASSSANNNMIPSSSLSTSTLDMTPFKSCYFQVPRFPSGHGTIGM
- the ZAT12 gene encoding zinc finger CCCH domain-containing protein 53 isoform X4, with product MDAYEATKIVFQRIQSLDPENASKIMGILLMQDHGEKEMIRLAFGPEALVHSVILKARKELGVSSNSPSTPSTPSSPSPFGGSMCFSRQNSSSSATSGRILGGLSLPSPLSITSNNNHSSNVSASWSTSPSFSEFQEADLVSPSASNISYTAATTTNGMTNSTMNSSAPPFYCNGEVDLIDEFQLQDQLSFLNDGSPTLGPKNPDVYYQQQQQQQDLASSPSGDSMLFSSYNWGGGCNSVNGLSHRRSCSVSDICLGADDPSGGLGWKPCLYFARGYCKNGSSCRFLHGAGPGEGEVGSPNKFEMMEHCQELLRSKSAHQQRLATASQLMASSNFPLSPMAANKCMNFLQQQQLQSAESPRAAAALMMGDDMHKLSRSRFERGDFGLNGGVGIANPGSRQIYLTFPADSTFKEEDVSNYFSTYGPVQDVRIPYQQKRMFGFVTFVYPETVKTILAKGNPHFVCDARVLVKPYKEKGKVPEKFRKQHQQQMERGEFTGCGSPTGLDSSDPYDLQLGARMFYNTQDALWRRKLEEQADLQQAIELQSRRLLNLQLLDVKRSNHHRALSMSAVIPSPPHSPGFFNQNMVRSTDFGSREENGFAPKMVNFAAVTAEQKNANLTAKERECFTGKDENSSGKESSKKEASDFQESLEHNLPDSPFASPKAVGDFITTFSNEAAGDVDKGSLPDMAPLECRPGQHVMLRSLASLV
- the ZAT12 gene encoding zinc finger CCCH domain-containing protein 53 isoform X3, which gives rise to MDAYEATKIVFQRIQSLDPENASKIMGILLMQDHGEKEMIRLAFGPEALVHSVILKARKELGVSSNSPSTPSTPSSPSPFGGSMCFSRQNSSSSATSGRILGGLSLPSPLSITSNNNHSSNVSASWSTSPSFSEFQEADLVSPSASNISYTAATTTNGMTNSTMNSSAPPFYCNGEVDLIDEFQLQDQLSFLNDGSPTLGPKNPDVYYQQQQQQQDLASSPSGDSMLFSSYNWGGGCNSVNGLSHRRSCSVSDICLGADDPSGGLGWKPCLYFARGYCKNGSSCRFLHGAGPGEGEVGSPNKFEMMEHCQELLRSKSAHQQRLATASQLMASSNFPLSPMAANKCMNFLQQQQLQSAESPRAAAALMMGDDMHKLSRSRFERGDFGLNGGVGIANPGSRQIYLTFPADSTFKEEDVSNYFSTYGPVQDVRIPYQQKRMFGFVTFVYPETVKTILAKGNPHFVCDARVLVKPYKEKGKVPEKFRKQHQQQMERGEFTGCGSPTGLDSSDPYDLQLGARMFYNTQDALWRRKLEEQADLQQAIELQSRRLLNLQLLDVKRSNHHRALSMSAVIPSPPHSPGFFNQNMVRSTDFGSREENGFAPKMVNFAAVTAEQKNANLTAKERECFTGKDENSSGKESSKKEASDFQESSLEHNLPDSPFASPKAVGDFITTFSNEAAGDVDKGSLPDMAPLECRPGQHVMLRSLASLV
- the ZAT12 gene encoding zinc finger CCCH domain-containing protein 53 isoform X2 → MDAYEATKIVFQRIQSLDPENASKIMGILLMQDHGEKEMIRLAFGPEALVHSVILKARKELGVSSNSPSTPSTPSSPSPFGGSMCFSRQNSSSSATSGRILGGLSLPSPLSITSNNNHSSNVSASWSTSPSFSEFQEADLVSPSASNISYTAATTTNGMTNSTMNSSAPPFYCNGEVDLIDEFQLQDQLSFLNDGSPTLGPKNPDVYYQQQQQQQDLASSPSGDSMLFSSYNWGGGCNSVNGLSHRRSCSVSDICLGADDPSGGLGWKPCLYFARGYCKNGSSCRFLHGAGPGEGEVGSPNKFEMMEHCQELLRSKSAHQQRLATASQLMASSNFPLSPMAANKCMNFLQQQQLQSAESPRAAAALMMGDDMHKLSRSRFERGDFGLNGGVGIANPGSRQIYLTFPADSTFKEEDVSNYFSTYGPVQDVRIPYQQKRMFGFVTFVYPETVKTILAKGNPHFVCDARVLVKPYKEKGKVPEKFRKQHQQQMERGEFTGCGSPTGLDSSDPYDLQLGARMFYNTQDALWRRKLEEQADLQQAIELQSRRLLNLQLLDVKRSNHHRALSMSAVIPSPPHSPGFFNQNMVRSTDFGSREENGFAPKMVNFAAVTAEQKNANLTAKERECFTGKDENSSGKESSKKEASDFQESLEHNLPDSPFASPKAVGDFITTFSNEAAGDVDKGAGLNASSSANNNMIPSSSLSTSTLDMTPFKSCYFQVPRFPSGHGTIGM